A section of the Acropora muricata isolate sample 2 chromosome 4, ASM3666990v1, whole genome shotgun sequence genome encodes:
- the LOC136914285 gene encoding pyridoxal phosphate homeostasis protein-like: MKRFSSFTMDGIGAAVRTVISRVKDATAKRSNELPSTVPRLVAVSKLKPSECIIEAYQHGQRHFGENYVQELIEKSNDPKLLELKDIKWHFIGHLQSNKCNNLAGVPNLFMVETVDSVKLANTLNSSWGKKNKPDPLNVMVQVNTSQEENKSGCSRDQCTELAKHIISSCPHLKFSGLMTIGEFNHDWSQGENPDFVMLVRCRKVVCESLGLNVEDVELSMGMSNDFEEAILMGSTNVRVGSTIFGARQAK; encoded by the exons ATGAAGCGATTTTCAAGTTTTACTATGGACGGCATAGGAGCAGCTGTTCGGACTGTAATTTCTCGAGTTAAAGATGCAACAGCTAAGCGATCGAAT GAACTACCCAGCACTGTACCTCGGCTTGTTGCTGTTAGCAAACTAAAGCCTTCAGAGTGCATCATTGAAGCTTATCAGCATGGACAACGGCATTTTGGAGAAAACTAT GTTCAAGAACTTATAGAAAAATCCAATGATCCTAAG CTTCTGGAACTGAAGGATATAAAATGGCATTTTATTGGACATTTGCAGAGTAATAAATGCAACAACCTTGCAG GTGTGCCTAACTTGTTTATGGTTGAGACTGTAGACAGTGTGAAACTTGCAAATACATTGAACTCTTCATGGGGCAAGAAAAACAAACCAGATCCTCTGAATGTTATGGTACAAGTCAACACTAGCCAAGAAGAAA ACAAGAGTGGCTGCTCAAGGGATCAGTGCACAGAACTTGCCAAACACATCATCTCCAGTTGTCCTCACTTAAAATTTTCTGGACTCATGACCATTGGTGAGTTCAACCATGACTGGAGTCAGGGGGAGAATCCAGATTTTGTG ATGTTGGTGCGATGTCGGAAGGTCGTGTGTGAAAGCCTTGGTCTTAATGTGGAAGATGTGGAACTAAGCATGGGGATGTCGAATGATTTCGAAGAGGCG ATATTGATGGGTAGTACCAACGTGAGAGTAGGCAGCACTATATTTGGTGCGAGGCAGGCTAAATGA